The nucleotide window CCTCTGTCCTCCAGGTGTGCATCGTGCAGAAGCGGGACACGGAGAAGATGTACGCCATGAAGTACATGAACAAGCAGCAGTGCATCGAGCGCGACGAGGTCCGCAACGTCTTCCGGGAGCTGGAGATCCTGCAGGAGGTCGAGCACGTCTTCCTGGTGAACCTCTGGTGAGCTCACCTGCGGGGACGGCCCTGCTGCAGGGAGACCTCCCGCCCCCCAAGCTGGTGAAGGGGCTGCACCTGCCGTCTCTTCTGGCTCTCATGCCACGGGGTCACCCCGACACCCACGGGTCCTGCCGCCCCGCCCCGTCCACTCACCTTCCCGCGCCCCAGGCCAGCAGGGCTCAGGCGTCCACGGCATGCTGGGGTCAACGCAGTGTCCCCCCCAGGCCTGCTGGAAGCCCGGGGCCTCCCTACAAGGGAGGGACACTGTCAGTCAGGGAGAGTTGAGGGGCCTGACTTTGGGTTCCTCTCAGAAAACAAGCACCGAGACCCGCTGCGGGAGTGCAGGAGCTGCAGGCTTCTGGGGGGGTTCGTGCCTGTCCTCCCGGGAGTCCTCCCTCATGCAAGGCTCCTCCCCGACTGCCTCCGTAGTGGCTCTGTGCTCCCGCACAGCACAGGGTGTTCCTGGCAGCTGGACAGTCACGTGACAAACTCGTGGTCCTAGTCCTGGTCCTGGCCCAGCAGCCCCTGGAAGATTTAAATACCACCCCCCCTTATGTCATCCCATGTGTCACCTGGTTCTCCATTAGCCAAACTTAAAGGGGGACAGCCTGGCTGTGTTTAGGGATAGCAGAGAGCCCGGCCGGGCGTCCTCGTTGGCAGGGGGTCTGGAGCCCGCTGTCCCCGGGACTCGCTCAGAGCCCAGACCTGCCCGGCTGCTTACCTGGGTCACTGCAGTAGGAGGAAGGACACCAAAGTGGATGTGGCCACTTCCCAGAGGCTGTGTGGTGTGGCTCAGAAGCGGAGTCACGTGGCTCCACTCCACAGTTGCTGGGGCGGAAGGAGCCGGGCCGTGCTGTGCTGGGAGCCCGGCCTTCATGCCCTGGACACAGACGCCGATGGAGCCTTGGCCCCGAGTGTGGGGAGTGCAAGGGGTGGCCGTGGCCTTGTCCTCCCCCCTCCCTACACCCCATTGGCACCTGGCCCCTGTCCTCACCACTGTGGCCCCCTGGGGCACTCACAGCTGTCTGGTCTCCAGGCAGGCTGAGGGCTGGCAGGGCGGACCCTGGCTTTATGGCAAGTGGTCTTGTCTTCAGCATCAAGGGCAAGGGGGCGTCCAAGCACCAAGCGCCCCCGATGGCCAGGGAGGGTCAGGGCTGGGTCAGACACCTCATCCTCAATGGGGTGATTACTcctgggggtcagtggggaggagaggagctcACTGTGGGCTGGTCCCCTAGTTCCCAGGACTGGCTGCCATTGGGCTTGATGCTCAGCAGCAACGTTGGCACTGACGCTTCTTACAAAGAGGGAGACCCCGGGTTTCCTCTTCCGGGGTCTGGGGCTGCCCAGGAGGCCGTGTGGCCCCACGGTTAGGAGCATGGGCTCCTGGGCTGaagcttttccttctccttctgctgcagcacctgtccccagccccacaggCCAGCCTGTCAGGGGATGTCTCCTGCCCTTCTGGGGCTATGAGGGGCAGGGCCATCACAGCCTTGCCTCCAGGTGTGGGAGGTCACCTGCCCTTGTCCACTGCTCTCCAGGGCCCCGGGCTCATCCTGGAGCCTCGCATCCTAGGTCTCTTTGCTCTGTGGCTCTGTCCCCacaccctcttccccagccccaacCCACACCACCCTTTCCAGGCCACCCCTCACTGAGGATGAAGGTGGGAGGCTTGTGGAGGGCAGCTAGAGGGACATCCCATGAAAAACAGTTCTTGTGACTTTATTCTTGAAAGATCCAGTCATTTAACAACTGCAGTTATCTCTGGGAGCTCACAAAAGAAACTGCAAAGTGGAAGGAGGTCCTCAAAGTAGTGTTTTGCTATAGCCagcatcatcttcatcatcaccatcaccaccaccatcatcatcatcaccaccaccatcaccaccatcgtcaccaccaccaccaccaccatcaccaccatcgtcaccaccaccaccatcaccactatcatcttcatcaccatcaccaccaccatcaccatcaccaccatcaccaccatcgtcaccaccaccaccatcaccaccatcatcatgatcaccaccatcaccatcaccaccatcatcatcgtcaccaccaccaccatcaccaccatcatcttcatcaccatcaccatcaccaccatcaccaccatcatcttcatcaccatcaccatcaccaccatcaccaccatcgtcaccaccaccaccatcaccaccatcatcatcaccatcatcaccaccatcaccaccaccatcaccaccatcaccaccattaccaccatcaccactatcatcttcatcaccatcaccaccatcataatcaccatcaccaccaccatcaccatcatcatcatcatcaccaccatcaccaccatcataatcaccatcaccaccaccaccatcaccatcaccatcaccatcaccatcaccactaccatcatcatcaccatcaccactatcatcttcatcaccatcatcatcatcaccatcaccaccaccatcaccaccaccatcatcaccatcatcaccaccatcaccaccaccatcatcaccatcatcaccaccatcaccaccaccatcatcaccaccatcatcaccatcatcaccaccatcaccaccaccatcaccaccatcaccatcaccaccaccaccatcaccatcaccatcaccaccaccaccatcatcaccatcaccaccaccatcatcaccaccatcatcaccaccatcatcaccatcaccaccaccatcatcaccatcatcaccaccatcatcaccaccaccatcaccaccatcatcaccatcaccaccaccatcaccaccatcatcaccaccatcaccaccaccatcaccatcatcaccaccatcatcaccaccatcaccatcatcaccaccatcaccatcatcaccaccatcatcaccaccaccatcaccaccatcatcactaccaccatcaccaccatcaccaccaccgtcACCATCGTCACTACCCTCACTACCCCTGTGGCTGCCAGTTATTAAGTGCCGGCCGCTTGCccagcaccaggccaaggatttCACCCACACTGCCTCATTTTCTTTAACAATCTTCCAAGGCagatatttttatccccattttacagaaaaggaaatcaggGCAGCCCAAAACAACCCGGAGACGTGCGCTGCTATTTCTGCTCTCCAGTTGTCACTCACAGGTGTCTCTGGCCCCAGCTGGGCCGAGGGGCTGGGCTCAGAGTAGCACCGAGCAGGGGTGGAGTCAGCGCCACGGGCAGGGCGCTGCTTGGGCGAGCTGTGTCGGCTGTGGCAGGAGCGTGTCTGGCTCCCCGGCCGTGCGCGTGCCAGACCCCCGCTGGGTGCCCGCAGGTACTCCTTCCAGGACGAGGAGGACATGTTCATGGTGGTGGACCTGCTCCTGGGTGGGGACCTGCGCTACCACCTGCAGCAGAACGTGCAGTTCTCTGAGGACACGGTGCGGCTGTACATCTGCGAGTTGGCCCTGGCCCTGGACTACTTGCGCAGCCAGCACATCATCCACAGGTGTGTGCACACCTGCCGGGGGAAGCGCCTGCCTGGGCCACCTGAGGGGCGTCCACTCGCCAGCAGAGGCTGGTCTGGCTCCTCTGCCCCACAtgtgccccctgccctgcccctggctgcCCCGCCCGGTCGGTGCCGGTcccaggctcagccccacagCGGCACACCCGGGGCCACCTGGGGGTGGGCCCTGTCCAAGCAGCCCCACGGGGGCTCTCGTGCACGGACCGCGGGACCTGGCCACATCAGGTGGCGTTCTGTTTAACCACAGGCCTCTGTTGGCCCGTCCACCACGTCCCTGGGGGTTCAAGCTCGCTTTAACGTGAGCTTAAAGCGATGAGGTTGGGAAGCAGAGAGGAAGCGGATTAGGAAGCAGATAAAATTAGGAAGCAGAAATTAGGCTGAAACTGTAGCCACAGACCAAAATGAAAAAGTCTCTGAGGTATAAATAAAGTCCCAGAGACCTCGTTTCTGCACCTCTGCcctcggggcttctgtcatctgGCTGCTATTCAGGCACCAGACGGTCACTGGGCCCCGACTGGGCGTCTGGAAGTTGGAGCAAAGTGAGCACTGAGGCCGTGTTGGTCGCGGACGTGGCAGGACAGACTGTGCCAGGAGCTGCTTTTGTCCTTGGCCCCCTCTGTGTCCAGTGCGGGGGTCCCCTGCCGTCTGGGCCCAGGGCGGGGGTGCTGGCCATGGGCCCCTCCGCAGGGCAGGGAGTGGCTgctctttcctcctctgcccccccaGGGGCACCCCCCAGGGACCCGCCAAGCCTCCCGGCCTCTGCCTCGGTGGGTGCGGGGTCGTCTTGGGAGCCCCCTCTGCCAGGGGTTCCAGGGCAGGAAGAGGGTGGGCTCCAGACGCATCTGCCGCCTTCTGCCCATTCTAGAGACGTCAAGCCCGACAACATCCTCTTGGACGAACGAGGTAAGCGGCTGGGCGTGTGAAGGCCACGGTGCCggcaggagggtgggggcgggggtgcccCGGCCGCCAGGACGCAGCTCTGGGCCTGGCACAGGTGCGCTGCCCTCTCTCCCCGCAGGACACGCACACCTGACAGACTTCAATATCGCCACCATCATAAAGGATGGGGAGCGGGCAACGGCGTTAGCGGGTACCAAGCCTTACATGGGTAGGTGCATGGGGGGTTCTGGGGGGGAGACCTGGGGGGTTCCggtggggaggcctgggggggTTCCggtggggaggcctgggggggTTCCGGTGGGGAGACCTGGGGGGTTCCGGTGGGGAGGTCTGGGGGGGTTCTGGGGGGGAGGCTTGGTGCAGGTTGGGCCCTCTGGCCCTGTGACAGCCCAGCTGCTCCTTCCTTCTGTCCGGAAGCTCCCGAGATCTTCCACTCCTTCGTCAACGGGGGGTCTGGCTACTCCTTCGAAGTGGACTGGTGGTCGGTGGGGGTGATGGCCTACGAGCTGCTTCGAGGATGGGTATGAGCTCCTGCGGACGGCGGGCCGGCTGCTCCCGGGGGTGGCCCGAGTGCCGGGGAGGGATGTGGCTGCCCCACATGTGGCCCTTGGGGTGCTGTTCTCTCCATCAGGGAGGTCGCACGCTTTTAGCAAAGCGTCTGGGTTGCTGATCAAATGCTTGAGTGAGCGAAGGAAGCGCAGACGCACGGTGGGGTCCCAGGGCCGTGGGTGGGGCCTGCGTGCTGCCCCTGTGGAGGGGGACAGGACCAGGAGCTGCCTAGCAGGTGTCCCCTCAGAACTTTCCCTGGCCAGGCCAGCTGAAGCCCAGGTTGGGTGCTGCCCCAGGCCTCATactgccctccctcccttcctggggcACCGCACCCCTCGGCCAGCCCATGGGGCCCCACCAGGGAAggcggcccccgcccccgcccgtaCACCTGCAGGGCGCGGTCCAGAGCCGGCTTCGCCCCTGGGCTCCTCCGTCCGGGTGGAGGCCAAGCTCAGACCTGTGCCCGCacttggggtgggagggtggggtgcCCTCGGTGCCGGCACCTGTGCCTGGCATTAATCGGGTGCAGGGGGGCAAGGGGTGCCTGCCCAGCgctgcctccctgtccccagcgGCCCTACGACATCCACTCGAGCAACGCCGTGGAGTCCCTGGTGCAGCTGTTCAGCACCGTGAGCGTCCAGTACGTGCCTACCTGGTCCAAGGAGATGGTGGCCCTGCTGCGCAAGGTGAGGCCCAGTGAGGCCCGGCCCGgtggcctctccccagccctgggcaagtCTCTCCACGCAGCCTCGGCTCCACGGAGCTCCGCCAACACCTGCCCAGGTGGCTCAGAGCTGGCCCTTGGCTCAGGAGGGCCCAAGCGGGGACGGGGTgacccacccaccccagcccagcctgggaatCTTTGCACGGGGTCGGTGGCATCCCCGGTACAGACAGCAGCGCGTGTGCGGTGGGCCAGGCGGGAGCGTGGGGGTCCCACGCTGAGACGAAGTGGTCTGGGGTTCCTGCTGGGGCAGCCACGGCCCAGTGTTCCGGGAGAGCATTCGCCAGGCCTCGGCTGCCACCTTCTGGCAGGTCCTGGCAGGATGGTCCCCGCGGATGCCATCCGTGGTCCTGGGGCACCAGGGGTTTGGCCAGCGCCGCTCACGTCAGATTGTCCCTTGGGTCACTCTGCCGAGCTGAGCACGTTGTTCTGCCTGAATCAGCGTCACCTTTACTTCCGTGGCCCTTGAGGTCCTGGTTTCTGCACCCCAGGCCTCGAGGCCACCCCCATAGGGCGCCCGGCCGGGGTGGGTGCCAGCCAGTGCTGGGTCCTGCGGGCTGCCTGGTGGCCCGTCTGACGCGGCCTCGTTGCAGCTCCTCACCGTGAACCCCGAGCACCGGCTCTCCTGCCTCCAGGACATGCAGGCTGTGCCGTCACTGGCCACCGTGCTGTGGGACGAGCTGATGGAGAAGAGGGTGGAGCCAGGCTTCGTACCCAACGTAAGCCCGCGGGGGCCGCAGCTCCGGGGCTGGGCGGTGGGCAACCCCGGGGGCCTCGGCTCAGCACCGTGTCCCCACAGAAAGGCCGCCTGCACTGCGACCCCACCTTCGAGCTGGAGGAGATGATCCTGGAGTCGCGGCCCCTGCACAAGAAGAAGAAGCGTCTGGCCAAGAACAAGTCGCGGGACAACAGCCGGGACAGCTCCCAGTCCGTGAGTGCCGGGTGGGGGCCGAGGCCCCGCGGCGTCCTGCAGGGGCCCTGGCGGGCCGCGCGTCTTGGAAGTCCGGCGGGTGGTCTGCCCACAGTCCTGCGAAGGCCCAGGACCCTCCTGCTGCCTTTCCCGCCCACCTCGCCCCTTCTGACGCGGGAGGGCGGTGCCCCCGGGAGCTCGGCCGTTAGCGCTGGGATCGCCTGCGCGAGGCCCGTGTCACCCTGGCCAGGTGCGTCCATGTCCAGGCTGCCGGGCAGgtgaccacacagcaggaggctgAAGCGACAGACACGGGGGCTCGTGGCTCCGGGGCCCGAGTCCAGCGCGTGGTGTGGGCAGAGCTGTGCCCCCCGAAGCCTCTAGGCGAGGATGCTCCTTCCTGGCCCTTCTGGCTTCCGTCCGTGGCTGTCGTCCTGGTGTTCCGTGGCGTGTAGACACGTCACTCCCATCCCCAATTGCGCCGTCACGTGGCCGTCTCCCTGTGTGTGCGCCTGTCCCCTTATAAGGACCCGTCACGCGGTGTGAGGGCTTCTGCCCCCGTGCAGCCTCGTCTCACCGTGACCGCGTCCGCAAAGACGTCTCCAGACAGGGTCCCACGCACGGGTGCCGGGGCTCGGGTGTGAATACGCCTCTGGGGCACGCAGCTCACGCGTGGCAACGGGCACAGCTGGTGTCCACAGAAGAGCAGCTGCCGTGTGTGTGCTGTCGGGGTGACAGCGGTGACGCCGGGCTCGATggctggcccccagcccctgtgcaGCCCCTCGGGCCTGCGGGGCCCCGTGTGGTTCCCGGGCAGAGGGTGTCAGTCCCCTCCTCACGGGGAAgtggggtgcagggctggggaccTCGGTCTTTCAGGGAACACAGACCGGGGGTGGGGCTCCCATCCTCTCTGCCCCCCCCAGGGCTGCTGGTGCGACCCCTGGTGTCCACGGGCGGAAGTGCAGGTGGCAGGCGGGTGCCCGGCTGCGCAAAGTCCCGGGACAGTGGGGGGGTCTCGCAGGTCCTTTATATTCCGCTGTTACTACCAGGGCACCCACGACGCACCCCAGGGAACCGGGCCTCCTCGTGCCACTAATTACGGGGTCCTTGTGCATCTGGGCAAGAGCAGCCCGAGTCCACAGCCCTTTCCTGAGGGTGGGCTTTGCAGGGCGGCCCCCGAGACCCCCTCCCTAGGCAGCCCCCGAGACCCCCTCCCCAGGTGGCCCCCGAGACCTCCTCCCTAGGCAGCCCCCGAGACCCCCTCCCCAGGCGGCCCCCGAGACTCCCTCCCCAGGTGGCCCCCGAGACCCTCTCCCCAGGGCGGCCCCCGAGTCCTCCTCCGCATGGCGGCCCCCCCAGAAACAGGCCTGGCTCGGGGGTTGCGTACCAGGGACAAGGGAGGGACTGTGAGGAGCCACAGGCCAGTGGGGAGACGGgacgggcagggcaggggagcccGGCAGGGGTGGCTCCGGTGCGGTTCCGCTGACGTCACGGACACGTGTCCACCGCAGGCGGGAGCTGGGCGGTGGCACCGGGCACCCCTCCCAGGCACCGCGGCTGCCAGACAGACTCTGGCGGTCTCCAAAGCCAGCCACAGGTGCAGGCCGGGGGGAGACACTCACCGCGACCCCAGGGCCCTGAGCAAACCGGGACACGTCCCTGACAAACCCCTTCGTGTGTCCTTGTCCCCAGGAGAACGAGTACCTTCAGGACTGCCTCGATGCCATCCAGCAAGACTTCGTCATTTTCAACAGAgagaagtgagtgtgtgtgttggggctgggggtggcaggaggagggacACTGGCCACCCGAATGCTGACCCCGCGGGCGCATGGCCTCGCGGGCGGGGTGCTGACCCCCCTCTCTTGGGGGCTTTGAGCAGTGGGAGGTCCCTGTTCAGGCTCTGGCGTGGGGCAGGGGCTTCCCTGGAACGTTTTAGCTCCAAATGGGGCCAGTGGCTGGACCCTCCTGGGGACAGACGCGGCAcatggcccagggcagggctggtggctTCCAGGGCGACCCTGTCAGAGCCACCGTTCCCACCACTCGGGCACAAACTCACTCCGTCACTCACACAGACCTTCTCTGAGCGCCAGGTACTGCGGGACGGAAACACCACAGatggctggggggaggggtgcatGCTCCCGCTgcctgggcaggcagggagggccacctggaggaggtggccctgCACTCTGGCCAGGAAGAACAGTGTGTGGGGCCTGGGGACAGTGCCCCACCCTGGGGCTCAGAGGGCCACGTGAGGAGCGGGACTCAGCCCAGCTCTTTGCAAAGCTGCCGTGCGTGCGCACACACCGAGTCCGGCCTCCCTGCGGCTTCTGGCTGGAAATGAGCTGAGACCCCCGGCCACGCCGCAGCCCACCAGAGTCAGGCGGGGTGCTCTGGGGCTCCCAGGCTCCCTGCTGTGCCCAGAGGTCCCAGATCAGGGCTTCCTGAGGCGCCGCCCGGGCCGTGTCACTGAGGGACATGTTCCATGAGTTCTGG belongs to Lemur catta isolate mLemCat1 chromosome 14, mLemCat1.pri, whole genome shotgun sequence and includes:
- the STK32C gene encoding serine/threonine-protein kinase 32C isoform X3, whose protein sequence is MYAMKYMNKQQCIERDEVRNVFRELEILQEVEHVFLVNLWYSFQDEEDMFMVVDLLLGGDLRYHLQQNVQFSEDTVRLYICELALALDYLRSQHIIHRDVKPDNILLDERGHAHLTDFNIATIIKDGERATALAGTKPYMAPEIFHSFVNGGSGYSFEVDWWSVGVMAYELLRGWRPYDIHSSNAVESLVQLFSTVSVQYVPTWSKEMVALLRKLLTVNPEHRLSCLQDMQAVPSLATVLWDELMEKRVEPGFVPNKGRLHCDPTFELEEMILESRPLHKKKKRLAKNKSRDNSRDSSQSENEYLQDCLDAIQQDFVIFNREKLKRSQDLRNEPLPGPETRDAVEPTEDGEAERSALPMCGSICPSAGSS
- the STK32C gene encoding serine/threonine-protein kinase 32C isoform X1, with amino-acid sequence MRSGAERRGSSAAAPPGSPPPGRARPAGPDAPPALPPPAAGQPRARDAGDARAQPRPLFQWSKWKKRMGSSMSAATARRPVFDDKEDVNFDHFQILRAIGKGSFGKVCIVQKRDTEKMYAMKYMNKQQCIERDEVRNVFRELEILQEVEHVFLVNLWYSFQDEEDMFMVVDLLLGGDLRYHLQQNVQFSEDTVRLYICELALALDYLRSQHIIHRDVKPDNILLDERGHAHLTDFNIATIIKDGERATALAGTKPYMAPEIFHSFVNGGSGYSFEVDWWSVGVMAYELLRGWRPYDIHSSNAVESLVQLFSTVSVQYVPTWSKEMVALLRKLLTVNPEHRLSCLQDMQAVPSLATVLWDELMEKRVEPGFVPNKGRLHCDPTFELEEMILESRPLHKKKKRLAKNKSRDNSRDSSQSENEYLQDCLDAIQQDFVIFNREKLKRSQDLRNEPLPGPETRDAVEPTEDGEAERSALPMCGSICPSAGSS
- the STK32C gene encoding serine/threonine-protein kinase 32C isoform X2; the protein is MRSGAERRGSSAAAPPGSPPPGRARPAGPDAPPALPPPAAGQPRARDAGDARAQPRPLFQWSKWKKRMGSSMSAATARRPVFDDKEDVNFDHFQILRAIGKGSFGKVCIVQKRDTEKMYAMKYMNKQQCIERDEVRNVFRELEILQEVEHVFLVNLWYSFQDEEDMFMVVDLLLGGDLRYHLQQNVQFSEDTVRLYICELALALDYLRSQHIIHRDVKPDNILLDERGHAHLTDFNIATIIKDGERATALAGTKPYMAPEIFHSFVNGGSGYSFEVDWWSVGVMAYELLRGWRPYDIHSSNAVESLVQLFSTVSVQYVPTWSKEMVALLRKLLTVNPEHRLSCLQDMQAVPSLATVLWDELMEKRVEPGFVPNAACTATPPSSWRR